Proteins encoded by one window of Vicia villosa cultivar HV-30 ecotype Madison, WI unplaced genomic scaffold, Vvil1.0 ctg.003828F_1_1, whole genome shotgun sequence:
- the LOC131641543 gene encoding membrane protein PM19L-like, translating to MASVGRNVLAPLLFLNLLMYLIVLGFASWCLNRLINGQTYHPSFGGNGATSFFLIFSVLASVLGVVSKFIGGNHIRAWRSDSLASAGATSVVAWAVTALAMGLACKEIHIGGHRGWRLKMVEAFIIILTFTQLLYLLLIHAGLYNSRYGPGYRDTDYGVGGGTTGDPMHKGVPATRV from the exons ATGGCTTCTGTGGGGAGAAATGTTCTAGCTCCATTGCTGTTTCTGAACTTGCTCATGTATTTGATTGTTCTTGGTTTTGCTAGTTGGTGTCTCAATCGGCTCATCAATGGCCAAACTTATCACCCAA GTTTTGGTGGAAATGGTGCTACCTCGTTCTTCTTGATCTTTTCCGTATTAGCTTCTGTTCTTGGTGTTGTGTCGAAATTCATAGGTGGAAATCACATCAGGGCATGGAGAAGTGACAGTTTAGCATCTGCTGGAGCTACTTCAGTTGTTGCTTGGGCTGTTACTGCTCTAGCCATGGG GTTGGCTTGCAAGGAGATACACATAGGAGGACATAGAGGGTGGAGGCTGAAGATGGTAGAAGCTTTCATAATCATATTGACATTCACACAATTGTTGTATTTGTTGCTGATCCATGCAGGGTTGTATAATAGCAGATATGGTCCGGGTTATCGTGATACTGACTATGGTGTTGGTGGAGGAACTACTGGTGATCCTATGCATAAGGGTGTTCCTGCCACTCGTGTTTAA